One Epinephelus moara isolate mb chromosome 20, YSFRI_EMoa_1.0, whole genome shotgun sequence genomic window carries:
- the LOC126408561 gene encoding dispanin subfamily A member 2b-like gives MNPAVYPPEAFPLQGGYDGRPGQPGGHSVVQHTIVNVTTEPPKDHIIWSLCNFVYSCCPCLGLAALIFSIKARDRKVVGDLEGARHYGSTARCLNIIAAVLGCIMVFIFIITVIVVAVQINSYDSYYG, from the exons ATGAATCCAGCAGTTTACCCGCCTGAGGCTTTTCCATTGCAGGGGGGGTATGATGGGCGCCCTGGACAGCCTGGGGGACATTCAGTGGTTCAGCACACCATTGTGAACGTCACCACCGAACCCCCCAAGGACCACATCATCTGGTCCCTCTGCAACTTTGTCTACTCATGCTGCCCCTGCCTTGGACTGGCGGCTCTCATCTTCTCCATCAAG GCCAGAGACCGGAAGGTGGTTGGAGATCTGGAGGGTGCCCGACACTACGGCTCCACTGCCCGCTGTCTCAACATCATAGCCGCAGTCCTGGGTTGCATCATggtctttattttcattattacagTCATTGTTGTGGCTGTACAGATTAATTCGTATGACTCCTACTATGGCTGA